A region from the Lycium barbarum isolate Lr01 chromosome 8, ASM1917538v2, whole genome shotgun sequence genome encodes:
- the LOC132606784 gene encoding uncharacterized protein LOC132606784 has translation MILLCTLICYSTHNHIILQLFPKTTTKTSCSIVLQISYMLVEIFWPAVPLDAYSIEIKKIRGKARKRVLRMEVIYGKKDDTRAQLVKEDRLRKFHQQSTIK, from the exons ATGATCCTCCTCTGTACATTAATATGCTACTCAACACATAACCACATCATTTTGCAA CTTTTTCCAAAAACCACTACCAAAACATCTTGTAGCATCGTTCTTCAAATTTCTTACA TGTTGGTGGAAATTTTTTGGCCTGCAGTTCCCCTTG ATGCATATTcaattgaaatcaagaaaatTCGTGGAAAAGCCAGAAAAAGGGTCTTGAGAATGGAAGTAATCTATGGAAAAAAAGATGATACAAGAGCCCAGTTGGTAAAAGAAGATCGCCTAAGGAAATTCCATCAGCAAAGCACTATCAAATGA